The Akkermansia sp. N21116 genome includes a region encoding these proteins:
- a CDS encoding RbsD/FucU domain-containing protein: MSPIKTVVACLLIGLSQSGCQSPMYGDEVWQAQLTDNLALMGARNWVVIAESSYPAYMGTGVITLLATQPSDVVFSQVLDTIEAEGHVQPRIMICSELRSIEEDYAPGIKKYRNQVYKMLPGRMYFELPSKIINGQIEDATKQFNVLVIKTTTALPYSNIYIELDSGYWNSESEAALRNKIEPRNPVQKSVIPNFSPTPASPNPSTLPTLPTSPESQPQSPQNTPPPAPQPTSVPESLPQPNFTGAQSGSLA, encoded by the coding sequence ATGTCACCCATCAAGACAGTTGTCGCATGCCTCCTTATTGGGCTGAGCCAGTCCGGTTGCCAGTCGCCCATGTATGGTGACGAAGTCTGGCAGGCTCAGCTTACGGACAACCTTGCTTTGATGGGAGCGCGCAACTGGGTCGTCATCGCGGAATCCTCCTATCCGGCCTACATGGGTACCGGAGTAATCACACTGCTGGCAACCCAGCCATCCGACGTCGTTTTCAGCCAGGTACTTGACACCATTGAGGCGGAAGGCCATGTCCAGCCTCGCATCATGATCTGTTCCGAGCTCCGCAGCATTGAGGAAGATTATGCCCCCGGCATCAAAAAATACCGCAACCAGGTGTATAAAATGCTTCCCGGGCGCATGTACTTCGAATTGCCCAGTAAAATCATCAACGGTCAGATCGAAGATGCTACCAAGCAATTCAATGTCCTGGTCATCAAAACAACAACTGCGCTTCCCTATTCCAACATCTATATCGAACTGGACTCCGGCTATTGGAACTCGGAATCGGAAGCTGCTCTGCGCAACAAAATAGAGCCCCGCAATCCGGTACAGAAATCCGTCATCCCCAACTTCTCCCCTACTCCCGCTTCGCCGAATCCAAGCACGCTTCCGACACTGCCCACCAGCCCGGAATCCCAACCGCAATCTCCTCAGAATACCCCACCACCGGCACCCCAGCCGACTAGTGTTCCGGAAAGCCTTCCCCAGCCTAATTTCACGGGGGCTCAGTCCGGATCCCTGGCATAA
- a CDS encoding AMP-binding protein, with protein MRPWADSVADFLIGEIPPGCIAFATSGSSGGSPKAILFTRDALECNALGAIQHMGADHGDWCCPLPAWHVGGAMTYIRAAIAGTHVHAYTGKWNARDYTDFLGQCGAAWTSLVPTQVVDIVQDGITAPPGLACVLVGGGSLSQANGLRARELGWPVVQSYGMTEAGSQIATASPSDPFHTDRLTILPHWEVRESEDGRLSLRGEGRFFGVVTENRMGGFSLRSISPREWWTNNDIVEIHGNTLTFVRRADRLVKILGELVDPDALELSMSGMCPGVVVESLPCSRRGAMLVACHPDAAALRKAADQWNTFAPGFQRLSRLAVMDVPRNPMGKIDRNSLRILLSSKEAPLERISN; from the coding sequence ATGCGTCCTTGGGCAGACAGCGTTGCCGATTTTCTCATTGGTGAAATCCCCCCCGGCTGCATCGCCTTTGCGACATCCGGTTCGTCCGGCGGTTCTCCGAAAGCTATTCTGTTCACCAGGGATGCTCTTGAATGTAATGCGCTTGGAGCCATTCAACACATGGGAGCCGACCACGGAGACTGGTGTTGTCCGCTTCCTGCCTGGCATGTCGGCGGAGCCATGACATACATCCGGGCCGCCATAGCCGGCACCCACGTCCACGCCTATACAGGTAAATGGAATGCTCGGGACTACACTGATTTCCTTGGACAATGCGGAGCTGCATGGACCTCCCTTGTGCCCACTCAGGTTGTAGATATTGTCCAGGACGGTATCACCGCCCCTCCGGGATTGGCATGCGTCCTTGTTGGAGGTGGCTCCCTGTCGCAGGCCAATGGTCTCCGGGCACGTGAACTGGGATGGCCCGTTGTCCAAAGCTACGGAATGACGGAAGCCGGTTCCCAAATTGCTACCGCTTCACCATCAGATCCTTTTCATACCGACCGTCTCACCATTCTGCCTCATTGGGAAGTCCGCGAATCCGAGGACGGACGTCTCTCCCTGCGGGGAGAAGGGCGCTTCTTCGGCGTCGTCACAGAAAACCGTATGGGCGGTTTTTCTCTGAGAAGCATTTCTCCACGAGAATGGTGGACCAACAACGACATCGTAGAAATCCACGGCAACACATTGACCTTTGTCCGTCGCGCCGACCGGCTGGTCAAGATCCTGGGAGAACTCGTCGATCCCGATGCACTGGAACTCTCCATGTCCGGCATGTGTCCGGGAGTCGTCGTGGAATCCCTTCCCTGTTCGCGTCGCGGCGCCATGCTGGTTGCCTGCCATCCCGATGCTGCCGCCCTGCGCAAAGCTGCCGACCAATGGAATACATTCGCCCCGGGCTTCCAACGTCTCTCCAGGCTAGCCGTCATGGATGTACCGCGCAATCCCATGGGAAAAATTGACCGTAACTCATTGCGCATCCTCCTTTCCTCCAAAGAAGCCCCCCTGGAGCGTATCTCCAATTAG
- the nuoB gene encoding NADH-quinone oxidoreductase subunit NuoB, which produces MGSQDTTTSQETGCLDSNADGNFVFTTIDAALNWLHKNSLWPMPMGLSCCAIELMATAASRFDISRFGSEVLRFSPRQADVMIVAGTVTYKMALAVRRIWDQMPEPKWCIAMGACASTGGMFRSYSVLQGIDKLLPVDVYISGCPPRPEALLEALITLQKKITTEKPAKELFVKSEPKPANAPKPAAPSFPIQ; this is translated from the coding sequence ATGGGCTCACAAGATACCACCACCTCGCAGGAAACCGGATGTCTGGATTCAAATGCCGATGGCAATTTCGTCTTCACCACCATTGACGCAGCACTTAACTGGTTGCATAAAAACTCTTTATGGCCTATGCCCATGGGGCTTTCCTGCTGTGCCATTGAATTGATGGCAACAGCGGCATCCCGATTCGACATTTCCCGATTCGGATCGGAAGTACTCCGTTTCTCCCCTCGGCAAGCCGACGTCATGATTGTGGCCGGAACGGTCACCTACAAAATGGCTCTTGCCGTCCGCCGCATCTGGGATCAGATGCCGGAGCCCAAATGGTGCATCGCCATGGGGGCCTGCGCTTCTACCGGAGGAATGTTCCGTTCCTACTCTGTACTCCAGGGGATTGACAAGCTATTGCCTGTCGATGTGTACATCTCGGGTTGCCCGCCCCGCCCGGAAGCACTGCTTGAAGCCCTGATCACACTCCAGAAGAAGATCACCACGGAAAAACCCGCCAAGGAACTATTCGTCAAATCGGAACCCAAGCCCGCCAACGCCCCCAAGCCGGCTGCGCCCTCCTTCCCGATTCAGTAA
- a CDS encoding NADH-quinone oxidoreductase subunit C, which yields MQQIQAAQTQAADQIVAHFGKVILDRVSFRGDETLVIGAADIHEALRWIREALGFDILVNLCSVDNFGADPRFEVLYTVSQAEKGVNVTFKVRVNEGESIPTVTDLYGGANWQEREIWDLMGIPFEGHPDLRRILMWDGYPYHPLRKDFPVQGIPVETPGIAFAEEAPLAGGPFATTPGTGTAQDREARSRHMDI from the coding sequence ATGCAACAGATCCAAGCCGCCCAGACGCAAGCAGCCGACCAGATCGTCGCCCATTTCGGCAAGGTTATCCTTGACCGTGTTTCCTTCCGGGGCGATGAGACGCTGGTCATTGGCGCCGCCGACATCCACGAAGCCCTCCGCTGGATCCGTGAAGCCCTGGGATTCGATATCCTGGTCAATCTCTGCTCGGTTGACAACTTCGGCGCCGATCCGCGCTTTGAAGTCCTCTACACCGTTTCCCAGGCTGAAAAAGGAGTCAATGTTACCTTTAAGGTCCGCGTCAACGAAGGAGAATCCATCCCCACCGTCACGGATCTGTATGGCGGTGCCAACTGGCAGGAACGCGAAATCTGGGATCTCATGGGTATTCCTTTCGAAGGCCATCCCGACCTTCGCCGCATCCTCATGTGGGACGGATATCCCTATCACCCTCTTCGCAAGGATTTCCCCGTTCAGGGAATTCCCGTCGAAACCCCCGGCATTGCCTTCGCCGAAGAAGCACCGCTTGCCGGAGGGCCGTTCGCCACGACTCCGGGAACGGGAACAGCTCAGGACCGGGAAGCCCGTTCCAGGCATATGGATATCTAA
- a CDS encoding DMT family transporter encodes MWAHAAALMTIFIWGTTFVSTKVLLRDFSPLEILLTRFVIGYVFLQVIYRKKIIWERPSREIFYVLAGLCGVTLYFLLENIALTYTLASNVGVVVCVSPFLTAILASVFLKGEKQGGLFYVGFTVAISGIAMMSFSGNRLVEVNPLGDFLALLAALVWSLYSILMKVISRFQSDMVAATRRIFFYGIVLMLPVLWLVDEPWSWVAFEKPVNWINILYLGLGASAICFVSWNWTLRILGAVKVSVYIYLVPVITVMSSALILGEPLTWMSVSGTLMTLAGLVMSGRKPRTRKA; translated from the coding sequence ATGTGGGCACATGCTGCCGCTTTGATGACCATTTTTATTTGGGGGACGACATTTGTGTCTACCAAGGTATTGTTGAGAGATTTTTCTCCCTTGGAGATTTTGTTGACCCGCTTTGTCATCGGATATGTTTTCCTCCAGGTGATTTATAGAAAAAAAATCATATGGGAAAGGCCGTCGCGGGAGATCTTTTACGTTTTGGCCGGATTGTGTGGCGTGACTCTGTATTTCCTGCTGGAAAATATAGCGTTGACGTACACGCTGGCATCGAATGTGGGCGTAGTCGTATGTGTATCTCCGTTTCTAACGGCTATTCTGGCATCTGTGTTTCTGAAAGGGGAGAAGCAGGGGGGATTGTTTTATGTGGGGTTTACCGTAGCGATTTCCGGCATTGCCATGATGAGTTTTAGTGGGAACAGACTGGTAGAGGTCAATCCATTGGGGGACTTTCTGGCTCTCCTGGCTGCTCTGGTTTGGTCTTTGTATTCTATTCTGATGAAGGTAATTTCCCGCTTTCAGAGCGATATGGTGGCGGCAACCCGCCGGATTTTTTTCTACGGAATCGTATTGATGTTGCCGGTTTTGTGGTTGGTGGACGAACCGTGGTCATGGGTAGCCTTCGAGAAGCCGGTTAACTGGATCAATATCCTCTATCTGGGGCTCGGGGCGTCGGCCATTTGTTTTGTCTCCTGGAACTGGACCTTGCGGATACTGGGAGCAGTCAAGGTGAGCGTCTATATCTATTTGGTGCCGGTGATTACGGTGATGTCTTCGGCCTTGATTTTGGGTGAACCTCTGACATGGATGTCCGTTTCTGGAACTTTGATGACGCTGGCCGGACTGGTCATGTCCGGTAGGAAACCGCGAACACGGAAAGCCTGA